The proteins below come from a single Crossiella sp. CA-258035 genomic window:
- a CDS encoding NAD-dependent epimerase/dehydratase family protein: MRVLVTGASGYVGQAVVRQLSQTGHEVVALVHRSVVNVPEGVELRRGDVLDGEGLLAAADGVHAAVHLVSLTRIREAFAHPTLYYRVNLGGTLHVLEALARQAEVTGVKPRLVMASTASVYGNPERQPIDETTPVAPQNPYAASKVAAEEAIRWQVATGGLGAAVLRIFNIAGAVGELGDYDDTRIITRTVGVAAGHLPSVEINGDGSAVRDFVHVNDVARAMVAALEDATPGRFDVYNVGATPASVAQIVDTVREVTGREIRVTHRPANPGESARSVGDNSLIRQRLGWSPRQSTLTEMIRGQWEAELLRRHR; encoded by the coding sequence ATGCGAGTCCTGGTCACCGGCGCGAGCGGCTATGTGGGACAGGCCGTCGTACGCCAACTTTCCCAGACCGGCCACGAGGTCGTGGCGCTGGTCCACCGCTCAGTGGTGAACGTGCCCGAGGGGGTGGAGCTGCGCAGGGGCGACGTGCTGGACGGCGAGGGCCTGCTCGCGGCCGCGGACGGGGTGCACGCGGCGGTGCACCTGGTCTCGCTGACCAGGATCCGCGAGGCCTTCGCGCACCCCACGCTGTACTACCGGGTCAACCTGGGCGGCACCCTGCACGTGCTGGAGGCGCTGGCCAGGCAGGCCGAGGTCACCGGGGTGAAGCCGAGGCTGGTGATGGCCTCCACCGCCAGCGTCTACGGCAACCCGGAGCGCCAGCCCATCGACGAGACCACCCCGGTCGCCCCGCAGAACCCCTACGCCGCCTCCAAGGTCGCCGCCGAGGAGGCCATCCGCTGGCAGGTGGCCACCGGCGGACTGGGCGCGGCGGTGCTGCGGATCTTCAACATCGCCGGCGCGGTCGGCGAGCTCGGCGACTACGACGACACCCGGATCATCACCAGGACGGTGGGCGTGGCGGCCGGCCACCTGCCCTCGGTGGAGATCAACGGCGACGGTTCGGCGGTCCGGGACTTCGTGCACGTCAACGACGTGGCCAGGGCCATGGTCGCGGCGCTGGAGGACGCCACGCCCGGCCGGTTCGACGTGTACAACGTGGGCGCCACCCCGGCCAGCGTGGCCCAGATCGTGGACACCGTGCGCGAGGTGACCGGCCGGGAGATCCGCGTCACGCACCGCCCGGCCAACCCCGGCGAGTCCGCGCGCTCGGTCGGCGACAACTCGCTGA
- a CDS encoding Crp/Fnr family transcriptional regulator: MSVEGLGAASRVLLADVGRRRSVRRGTVLFRQDNESDSVLLVEHGLLRISVVSQDGTDSVLALRGSGELVGEFGAITARRRSATVVALTDSTVVVIASARFRSLLRQFSGLACDVLSLLVTRVDESDRRRLEVGTCTVSQRLARFLGELAATHGTERADGGVEIAAQLTQEELGSAIGATRESVSRALAELRDDGLLSTARRRITILAPTRLDSYLGT, from the coding sequence ATGAGCGTGGAAGGGCTCGGGGCGGCCAGCCGGGTTTTACTGGCCGACGTCGGGCGTCGTCGCAGCGTGCGCCGGGGCACGGTGCTGTTCAGGCAGGACAACGAGTCCGACTCGGTCCTGCTGGTCGAGCACGGCCTGCTGCGCATCTCGGTGGTCAGCCAGGACGGCACCGACAGCGTGCTCGCGCTGCGCGGCAGCGGTGAGCTGGTGGGCGAGTTCGGCGCCATAACCGCACGTCGGCGCTCGGCCACCGTGGTGGCGCTGACCGACTCGACGGTCGTGGTGATCGCCTCGGCCCGGTTCCGCTCGCTGCTGCGCCAGTTCTCCGGCCTCGCCTGTGACGTGCTGTCCTTACTGGTCACCCGAGTGGATGAATCTGACCGGCGGCGGCTGGAGGTGGGCACCTGCACGGTGTCCCAGCGGCTGGCCCGCTTCCTCGGCGAGCTGGCCGCCACGCACGGCACCGAACGGGCCGACGGCGGGGTGGAGATCGCCGCGCAGCTGACCCAGGAGGAGCTGGGCAGCGCGATCGGCGCGACCCGCGAGTCGGTGTCCAGGGCGCTGGCCGAGCTGCGCGACGACGGCCTGCTGTCCACCGCACGTCGCCGGATCACGATTCTGGCCCCCACCCGGCTGGACTCCTACCTTGGGACGTAA